The Calothrix sp. PCC 7507 DNA segment TCTCAATTGAATGTAAAAATCTCTCAATAAAAACTCAACAAAATTATAAATTAGAAGCAGGTGCAAATTGTAGCATTAAAGCTAAGGCTAAATATGAACTAGAAGCCAAATCTGGTTTAGGCATTAAATGTTCCGCTGGGGTGAAAGTAAATGATGGTGCATTGGAGGTGATGTAATGGAAATTGATTTTTTAGGCGTAGGATGGACTTTACCTGTTGCACTTGAACAAGGTCAAATCAAGGTGGCATTTTATGAAGATAGTGTGCGTCAGTCGATTCAGATGATTCTTAGCACCGCTAAAGGAGAGCGGGTGATGCGTCCTGATTTTGGCTGTGATATTCACGAAAAGGTGTTTGCTTCTAATAGTTTAGGAACCATCGGACAAATTGTTAGTGATGTGCGGGATGCATTAATTGAATGGGAACCTCGCATTGATGTTTTAGATGTGGATACAATTTCTGATCCAAACGAACCAAATGTAATTTTAATTCAAGTAAATTATCAAGTCCGGACAACGAATAATATTTTTAATTTAGTATATCCTTTCTATTTGCAGTAATTTGTTATGGCTTCTTTTACTCCCAAACCTCCCAAAATTGATCAACGCACTTATGAGAAGATTGTTGAACAAACTGAGACTTTAGTAAAACAATCTACCGACTGGAAACCTTCCCTTGATGGTAAAAAAGATGCAGGAGGGGCATTAATTCGCATTTTTGGTCGCATGGTAAAGTTGGTAAGCGATCGCCTCAACCAAGTCCCTGAGAAAAATTTCCTGGCTTTCCTGGATTTGCTTGGGGGACAACTCAAACCACCCCAGCCAGCGAAGGTTCCCTTAACCTTTTATTTAGCAGCAGGAAGTCCCGTAGATGGGGTAGTTCCGGCTCATACGCAAATTGCTGCACCACCCAGCGAGGATTCGGACGAGGAAATCGTGTTTGAAACCACGCGGGAACTGATTGTGACAACAACGCAATTACAAGCAGTATTCCTGCGGGAACCAAGTCAGGATAAATATAGCGATCGCACTTTAGCCGCCACAGGAGAAACAGATGAGGCTTTCTTCGCTTTTGTAGGCGATCGCTCTATTCCCCATTCTCTTTATCTCACTTGTCCCGAAATTTTTAACCTCCCAGAGTTAAAAAACTTCCAGCTGATTGTTACTACTGATAATGCTAATGAACTCCAAAAATTACCGCTTAATGTGTATTCTTGGGATGGGGATCAATGGCTAGCGCAAACTTCCGGCAGAAATCCGATAAATGATCAATCTACTATTACTTTTAATTTTGCAAAGCTAGCTATTCCTACTGTTTCTGAAATTCAAGGAAAACCAGCAAAATGGTTGCAAGTCAAGCTAACTAATATATCCTCAAATTTACCTCAAATTACAAATCTTCAAGGACAAATAAAAGTTACACAATCTAATTTAATTCCTGAAGTTTGCTTATTTAATGCTACTCCTTTAGACCTCACCAAAGACTTTTATCCCTTTGGAGAACAACCAGAAATTAATGATACATTTTATATTGCGCTACACGATGAATTTATTAAACCAAATACTACTATTACTATTGATATCAACTTAAGCTATAAACCTGTAAATATAAATAAGTTAAAAATTATCTGGGAAATTGGTAACGGTCAAATATGGCAAGAAATAGCCGATAAAAATGATCCACTAAATTTATGGACGACAAAAGTCATTCAGTTTACCGAAGGAAATTCTATTCAAGCCAAATTACAATTTCCTACTCAACAAAATATACCATCTCCTAGCACGGTGAATGGAGAAACTCGTTATTGGATTCGCGCTCGGATTACTGAAGGTAATTATGGGAAAGCCGCATATAATCGCACATATCCTATCTATAATGACTTGGCGGCTCTGAGAATAGCAGCAATAAAATCTGCAACAGAAATTGCCGTTGATACTGTGGATTTATTTGAGAAGAATGATAAAGTTCGTCTGTTGCCGCTGACTGGTGGATTTCCCGAAGAAAATCAAATTACAGGAATCAGTACAACGGATAATAAGCTGACGCTAAAGACGGGAATTTTGAATGAAAATTTAAATTTAGCCATCGGCACTCGGATTATGCGTAAGTCAATTATCACGGAAACAATTCCGCAAACTTACGATCCACCTGTGATTAAGTCATTAAAATTAAGCTATGAATTCACTATTACAGAAAAAGCTATCTATTGTGCTAATAATGATTTTAGATATTCCTATCCAGTAAGTTTTACGACCAAGTTAAAACAAGATGCTGCTATTGGGGATAAATCGCTGATTTTAGATGCAGTGCAAGGATTAACCATTGGTGAGTTCTTAACAATTAACAGCGAAACCTATCAAATAGAAACGATTAATTCTGCTATAAATCAAGTTATTCTTACTGCAAAAATCACCAAAAGTTATACTAAAAATATTACTATTAATCGCTATTTTCGACCCTTCACCCCTACTATTGATCGGGAAGCAACACTCTATCTAGGATTTGATAAGTCCTTTGAAAATAAAACGGTGACTCTTTATGCACAGGTTGAACCACCATTACCAGATGAATTATCTGCTGAAGCTGCCAACTCCGAACCAATACCACCACAATCTACCAATTTAAATCGCTTGGTTTGGGAATATTCGAGTCCTTTAGGTTGGCAATCATTGGGGGTGCAGGATGAAACTCAGGGATTTACTCAACGAGGTTTAATTCAATTTATTGCTCCCGTAGATTTCAGCGAGAGAGAAACTTTTGGTAAACAATTATATTGGTTACGAGTTCGTTGGCAAGGAGGTAATATTCGTGTTAAACCTCGCTTGCGTCGCTTTTCAACTAATACCATTTGGGCAGTGCAAGCAATTAGTATTAGCGACGAAGTTTTAGGTTCAAGTAACTACGATCCCAATCAGGTTTTTATTGCCAATAATGCCCCGATTTTAATCGGACAAAAGTTGGAAGTTCAAGAGGGACAAATTCCCACCCAATTAGAATCTCAAAGAATCAATGTAATTCAAGATGATTTAGGAGAAATTGAAGAAGTTTGGGTACTTTGGCAGGAAGTACCAGACTTTTATGCTTCTGGTGCGAGCGATCGCCATTATACTTTAGATCGACAAACAGGCGAAATCCGCTTTGGCAATGGACAAGCCGGGATGATTCCCCCCAGAGGACGCAATAATATACGACTGTCCTTTTATCGTACTGGTGGAGGTACAAAGGGCAATGTCGCCTCAGAAACCATTAGCGAACTAAAAACTACCATTCCCTACATCGATCGGGTAATTAACCTGGAAGCCGCAGCAGGTGGCGCACAACAGGAAACTTTAGATCGTCTCAAAGAACGCATACCCAAGCAACTACGTCACCGCGATCGCGCTGTCACTATTGAAGATTTTGCAGACTTGGCTTATGAAGCTTCCACAGATGTCGCCAGAGTCAAAGTCGTTTCACCAGATTTGCTCACAGCTAATTTTAGTCCATTGAATGAAAGAGTGTGGCTCGATCCGACGAAAGCAGATGTGTCATTTCAAGATGGTCTCGATCAAAAATTGCAGGGATTCAGCAATGACAGCGAAAGAAATAACTTTGCAACCATGATGCAGGCAATTAACCGCCGCGCAGGGCAAGTTAAGTTGATTATTTTACCCCATAGTAGCGATCGCCAACCCATCCCTAGTTTAGCGTTGCTAGAGTTAGTCGAAACATACATCCGTTCCCGCTGTGAAGCAAGCATAGATTTAGTAGTTACAGCGCCAACATGGCAAAAAGTCAGCGTCACCACGACAATAACCCCTATCACTCTAGAAGACGCAGATATAGTTAAAAACACTGTCAAACAACGCTTAGAAGCCTTTCTTCATCCCCTAACTGGAGGTAAAGGGGAGGGGTGGCAATTTGGCCGCTACCCCCAAGAATCCGATTTTTATGCCATTATTCAATCGATTCCAGGAGTAGATCATGTGAATTCACTACAGGTACAGTTATCTGTAGCAGAAACAAACTTATCTCTTAGTGCTGATACTTTAATTTATTCTGGTAATCACACCGTTAATCTTCAATAAATTTTAAATTGCTAATTTTAAATGTCTAGGACAAAACATGACTTTACCTTTACCTAATCTCGACGATCGCACTTATGCAAACATAGTAGAGGAAGCAATTTCCCAAATTCCTATTGAATATCCGGAATGGACAGATCATAATCCCACAGATACAGGAATTATTCTGATTGAATTGTTGGCATGGTTAACAGAAATGACTCTTTATCGGGTGAATCAAATTCCTGATGAGAATTATGCTAGTTTTGTGAGTTTACTTAAAGGAGAGCAGTGGAATTTACCAATCGAAGACAGACAAAAAGGTTTGCAATTAGAAATTCAGCAGACTTTATTGGAATTACGCAAGATTTATCGCGCCATTACCCCAGAAGACTTTGAAAAATTGGTACTGGTTGATTGGAATCAAGCAAAAGAGTTTGATGGCTTAAAAATTGCCAGAGTTAAATGTTTAGCACAACGCAATTTAGCTAGTTTAGATGCAAAGACTTTTGCTAAATCACATATTAGTTTAGTAGTTATCCCTAAAAGCAATAATCAAGTCAAGAAAGGAGAGAACATCTATCAAAATTTATTGAATTTTCTCGATGATCGACGACTTTTAACTACTCGCCTGCATATCGTAGAACCTGAGTATGTACCTGTAAGCTTAGAAGCAGAAATAGTTCTGGAAGATGGCGCACAAGCAGAAGTTGTCAAAGAACAGATCAAAACAGAAGTCGAGATGTTTTTTGCACCCCTGCAATCTGGTAAATATTGGCAGGGTAAAGGATGGCCGTTTGGTAGAAGTATTTATTTATCCGAATTATATAAGTTATTAGATGACTTGGCAGGTGTAGATTATGTTGAAAGTCTGCTAATTAAAGATAAAAATAAAGTCGTACAACCTGAAATTCATTTAGCAGCTAATCAGTTAGCTAGTATCAATATTACAAATAGTAAATTTACAATATTAGTAGAAGTTGGCAATGAACTCAAAAGAATCTGAATCGATTAGTAGCTATCAACAATACCTGCCGGTAATTCTACAACAAGATGCCTTTATCGGTCAGTTATTGCTGGCATTTGAAAAGATTCTCAGTGGTTTAAAAGAAACCCCTAACATAGATAAAATTATTACAGCCGAGTCTCAAAGTTCACCAGGATTGGAAGCAATAATTGATAATATTCATATCTATTTCAATCCGCAAGAAACACCAGAGGACTTTTTGCCTTGGTTGGCAGGTTGGGTAGCTTTGAGTTTGCGAGATGATTGGAAAGTAGAAGTTAAAAGAGAATTTATTCAACAAATTGTTCAGCTATATCGCTTGCGAGGAACCAAAGAAGGATTAAGAAAAATTTTGAGTCTTTATCTAGAAAAATCAGGATTTGGGAAAACGGTTGATATCTTTGATCAATTTGATAATTTTCCTAATTATTTTCAAGTTCAACTAACTTTAACAGACCGCGATCCTGATAAGTATTGGCGACAGGCTAAAATTGCTAAAGCAATTATCGATCGAGAAAAACCAGCACATACATTTTATACCCTAAAAATTCTTGTGCCGACGATGCAGCTAACTAAGCGATCGCAGGTTCTTGATCCTCTTATTTTCAAATTATTTGCACCGATCCAGAATCAAAAATTCGCCATAGAAGCCACAATTACTCCCAATGACATTAATAGTAGTCAAATTAATCAGTTAGCAAAACAATTACTTGTTCAATTTCAAGGAAACTCAAAATCTATTACACCCTCTTCACAGACAATCACTGTAAACAATCAATCTTTTTCTGTGAGACAAAGTTTGAATTATCAGCATTTGCAGGATAATTTGTCGGGTTTAAATGTCACTTTGTCAAATCGTAATGATAAGATTTTGGTGGGAAATTTGACAATAAAAATTTATTTTTACATTAATGACAAGGAATATAATAATACAGTGCTAGAGCAAGCTATAAATTTATCACCAGTCCTCAAAATTTGTCTTAAAAACAAGGCAGGAGAAATTATTGGAGGAAATACAATTGTGAAAAAAGCTATTCAACCAAACCAATCAGAGATGAAGATTACAGAATCTATATGGACTAAACCTTATAGTTTTCGACTGTTTGAACCACCCAAAATTCAAGAATTAAAACCTAAGATAATTGCGATTCTGGAAAAAATAGAACTTGAGGCGATCGTTGAGATAACGGAACCTAACCCAATCAAACCAGACGACTTGCTTAACAAAATTACAGTCCGCCTGCAAGACGATGTTTCTGAATATCATTTATTAACGCCAGAAACTACCATAGAAAATAATAAAATTATAATCAAACGCACCCTCTATTATCAGCAATTTACCCAAACTATAGATAAATTAGAAGTGACAATCAAAAATCTCAACAATGTTAAGGTTGCTGGTAAAGTAATTGTCCAAGCATATTTAACGATTAATCAACGTTCATCTGCTTATAAATTATTAGAACGGGACTTCAATTTAGCAGATGTTCCTCCCTATAATATTTTACAAATCTGCCGTAAGGCTGGGAAGGTAGAAGAGAGTGGAGGAAATACAATTCTCGGCACTACTACTCAATCATTGAGCAAAAAATAAGAAGAAAAAACCAGGAGAAAAATAATGCCTAAAACTACTGATTTCACTAACTTTGCTAACGAACGTCCTAACTATTTTCCCGGACAATTTCTGTTAGAAGATGACTTTGAGCTTCAACATAAATATTTGAGCGATCGCCAAAGCTATCATAATCAGAGTCTGCATATTTCAGGAATTCTGGAAGGACTGGAAGTTATCGCTGATAAAAAAGCCGTTTTGATTAAATCCGGCTCGGCTATAAATAGCAAGGGAGAACTAATTGTTGTCAAAATAGATATACAATTTTCTGATTTCAAAAATCTGGCAAATGGTGAACTATATATCCAATATTCTTCTGCTCAAAATCCTAAAACTCAACAGCAAACAGATATCCCTGATAGCTACACCCGTTGGATCGAGAATCCCATCGTAGGATTTGGTACAACCCCTGAAAATAGTGTGAAGTTGGCAAAACTCACAATTTCTGAAAGTATTATTAATGTTGATAATACCGTTCGGGAATATTCAGGTTTATCTTTACCCAATTCCAATAGTAAAGCCTTAACTCTCCGTTCTGGGGGATATGCCAGTCCCAACTTAGCAGTTTTGAGCGGTAGTTTAAAGCTTGATGCAGATTTAACCATTCAGGGGAAAATACAACCTAGTGCAGGAAACAGTGAGAACAATGGGATTATGTTCCCCAAAGATCCTGGTGGTGGTGGTGGTGATGCTGCATGGATTCGCTATTACTCACGCAACCCTAACTCGACTGATTTAGGACTAAAAGAACAAACGACTTTAGAAATCGGTACATCCAATGATCCACAAGATCATATTGCCTTAATAACTGCTGGTGGGGTAGGAATTGGTACAAATAATCCAGTTGCTAAGTTAGATATCACATCAACCACTCGCACAGGTAATCATCCGACTGCTGTTAAAGGTTTATATGTCACAGGTGATTTTGGTGCTGATAGCGATGGGATCGAATTTCGACATACTAACGGAACTCAAGGAATAGGCTTTGGTTTCAACACAATCTATGCTACAGGAAGCAATGTTGATCAAGACTTAAACTTAAAGGCTAAAGGGACTGGTCAAGTTATTTCTAAAAGTAGTTTAACCATTCAAAATGGCAAGCTTAATCTCACCGGTAATCAACAAATTGTTTTTACAGATGTAGACGTAACAAACAATCCGAAATTACAACTTTACACTGGATATGGGCTTGGTGTTAACAACAGTACATTATTCTATACAGCAAATGGCAATCATTCTTGGCGAGATACTCAAAATATCGAAAGAATGTTGTTAACCACAGGTGCAGATGGTGGGTTAGCAGTCAAAGGAACAGGAACTTCTTCTTTTGCGGGAAGTTTAACAATCAATGGAAGTTTGACAATTAACATTCCTGGTGGTGCGGGTGCATGGAATAAATTGGTTGTAAATACGACAACTGAATGGGGAGATGGAGCTACTCAATATGTGACAATTGGAGCCGGTGGAGCATCAGGCATCATGTTGTCTAATCCCCATATTACTTGGAGAGATAGCAGAGCTTCAATTCGTTATGGACGTAGTGGAGGAATACAGACGGGTTCTTACTGGGATGCTGGAGTTCGTGAGGATGGATCGTTTTCTTTTTCATTAGACGGAGTTAGTGATAATAAGTTAGCGATCGCCAAAAATGGCAATGTATCCATTGGAACTAATAATTCCACCAGAGGAAAACTTCATATTGAAGGTTCTGTAACTTATGGAAACCCCTCTGGGTATCGTTACCTCAGACGGGATGGTGTATTTGATAATACGGGTGTATTCAATGCTCCTTACTCTCTATACGCAAGTAATTTTATCGGCGCACAAGAGTTCAACGCCTTTTCTGATTTACGCATTAAAGAAATCAAAGGAAATAGCGATAGTCAAGCTGATCTGCAAACACTACTGCAGATTCAAGTCACAGACTATTCTTACAAAGATAAAATTGCTCATGGTGATAGCCCTAGAAAGAAAGTTATTGGTCAGCAAATTGCCACCGTTTATCCCCAAGCCGTGTCAACCCATGCTGATACTGTTCCCGATATTTTGCAATTTGCCGTTATTGCAGAAAACTGGGTTACATTCAACAATCATAATTTAAAAATTGGGGATAAAGTTAAAATCCTCTGGGATGATCATAAAACTGAATTATTTCTTGTTGAAGCAATCAAAGCAGATAGTTTCAAAATTTCCCTTAACTACACTGGTGATGTCTTTGTGTATGGTCGAGAAGTAGATGACTTTCATGTTGTTGATTATGATGCCTTATCAATGCTTCATATCTCTGCCACTCAAGAACTCTATAAAATTATCAAAAAATTAGAAAGAGATATCAGCGCAAAAATTAAGGTTCAAAACCCGATGAACGACTTTAGTTAATGCAGAGAAGATAATGAAGTTAAACAAATGAAACCACAACTCAAACAACGCTTGACAGCACCCAAAGGTTAATTATAGCTATCCCATAAAAAATGGCCGACTTCATTCTCATGACTGGCGATAAAGCCATGTTTAACCCCACCTTTGGACAAGCTATCGTCACCGTGCGTCCAGGAGACTTGATTGGCACAGGCAAAGATAAAATTAACCAAAAACTAGTCTGTGTAGATGGCGACGAGAAAAAAGTCATCGTCCCTGGCTGCACTTACATGACACCAAAATGTAGTATCCCAGGGGTGGGAATGCTGACTATTGAATCCCTGGCTGGCAACCAAAAAGCTAAAAAGACCAAATCAGGGGGTAAACCTGTATTACTCAAAGGTGCATCATTTAAAGCCAAATTTCAAGTGATGGTTCCTGCACAACAACCCTCAGCACCCAGTCCCATCCCCGATGCTACCCCGCAATATTCTGGTACTGGGACATTTATGTCCCTAAATATGAAAGTTAAAGGAACTTAAGTAAATCATGAAAGAACAGTTAGAAAAGCGCCTAGCAGAACTCAAAGCCGAGTTTGCATCAGGACAAAAAGTTATGGCAGAGTTAGAGACGAAACAAGCAAATATCCGCGATACCTTACTGCGGATTAGTGGAGCAATTCAAATTCTGGAAGAAGAAATAAATAAAGTCAGCGTAGAGGAAAACAATACCCAAGAAGCTTATAAGATAAGTTGATGCGCCTCTAAGGAATGTGGATTAAATAAAGTGCAAAAGTAGTGGAACGACACGACTAAAATAGTGCGTTAGACGTAGGTTGGGTGAAGCGGAGCGCAACCCAACATTGATCAGGGCGTTGGGTTACGCAAAGCCTCCACCCAACCTACAATTTTATTGCAACATTTTAGCTGTGTCGTTCCAGTAGGGTTTGTTAGCGGAGCGTAACGCACCATTCCCATTTAAACCTACATTCCGCAGATGTAACTGATATTACTGGTAATTTTGAAAAATCAAGACTAGAATATTTTTATTAGTCTAATTTTTAGGTTAAAATTTACTTTTATTTACAACGATTAGGGAGTTTATCAGTAAGTTAATTTCACAGATTATCCTAATATATTCATTTTCGCGAACAATCAAATAATTTATCTAAAATTTCCCAATATAAACTTAGCAAAGACTATTATAATCTTCGCGGTAATTCTAATTTTTAAAAAATATTTCCAATTTGTTCAGACAAATAACCCAGTTTAAATCATCAGATAGTATTGACGACAATTTTCACCCAAATAACGTAATATTTTTTGACGTTCCTCTGTTAAATTACTCATTTGTTGCTTGCCATTGACAAGCAACAAGTGTACAGATTGAAACATCTGAAATATCCACCTCATTGTCGGTTTATTCGTGAATTTCTTTACCTGATTTCTGACGCTACCATCTGATAATAATAATGCTTGCCTCAACTTTCTTTGTGCTAGGTTATAGACTAACAAGCATAGCTCCATTATCATCGCAATTGCCTCCACTCTTTCGGGACTTTTGACAAATACACTTGACGTAAAAAACAATGGATCTTTTAAAAATCTAAATCCTCTTTCGTTCGATTGTTGAGCTTTATATTCTAAGAGTACCTGCTGATTATTCAATTCATCTTCATCTAAGATATTCGTCGCCAATATAAATCTTCCAGCTTTAATTTTCTCAGCTTCTATCACTTCTATTCTCGGTTCTATTTGACCTGTGACTTGATATTTTATTTGCTGTTTCTCGGTGGATTTACTTGGTCTTCCTGCTTTGGTATACTCTGGTTTTTCTGAGTACTCAATTTCTTTGATTTGGTGATATTTCCACGATAATGATAGCTTTTCTACAGCGATTTTAGCATCTGCCTGACATGCAAATTCTTGTCTGGATAGTTTGCGTAGTGCGGCTTGCGCTTTTTCTAACTGCTTCTCAACTTGTTTTTTTACTTGTTGAATACTTGATTTTTTTCGCTGTTCACTTTCTATGATTAACCATCTTTGTTTTATCTTTCCGTATTCACTTTCTCTAGTTGCTATTTTGTATCCTGTTGTTTCACTTTCTTGCCATTCATTTTCCTGAATATCTAAGATTTTATGTTGTGCCTCTTTAATACTTAGTGGTACTCTAGTTATCCATTTTAATTCTCTCATGGCTTCTAGGTTATCAGCTGTGTATAAGGCACTGTCAGCTACACATATTCCCGCGAATGTCCATTGCTTTCTAAATTCTTTTAATCGGGAGACGAATACACTTTTATCATCTACGTTTCCTGAATCTACTTTTAAATATAATGGGATATCTCCATCTCCTGTCACTATCATATCAATGATAAATTGTTTTAAGTCTGGTCGGTGGTCTCTCGAGTATCCATGAACAATTTCTATGGGTTTCATTTCTGACTCTAATTCGGCTTGATTTAATGAGGCTTCTTGATTAATTTTATCTATTGTCTCTGACTCTTTTTCATATTCTCCATGTACATACATTGAACTCCCATCTAAATGAATACTATTCATTTCTACTTGGAATTTGTCCGCCGCTTTTATGGCGATTGCTGTAAATAATTTCGTTGTTCCTACTTGATAGTATTGGTCTAATGCCCTTCCTAATCTATCGTCATTTAAATGTGATGGGTAGACTCCTTTTCTTATTAGATGTTCGGTTGCTTTTCCTACAAAAAACTCCTCAAATAGATATAATGGTGCGCTCAAAAACCCTAACCCATTCAAAATCATTGCTTTCATTACTTGTCCAGGAGTGAGAGTTTCTTTAACTTTTATTCCCACTTTTTTATTCACTTCTTCTACCAATTCCATCTCGTCTATTATTCCCGCTACTATGCCCAAATGGTCTATATTTAGGACTTTTATTGTTTCTAGTGCCTCATTCATGCTTTTTCTCTTTCCACTTACCGCCTTATTATTTTATAGAAAAAAAGCCTGAAATAATTGCTATACAACCATTTCAGGCTTAAGTTTTTTCAATTTCATAATTATGAAATCTGCTTTAATATCTGCGGAATGTGGGTTTAAATCAAAATTGCAGGTTATTAAATTTGCATTCCTAAGTTAGATAAACTGCCGTTGCTCAATGCAAGTATGAATGAGATGAATGCAATTGGGTAGCGATCGCCACAGGTGAGAGGTTGAGGTAATTGCACATTTGTCAAGATTAACTCTTGAACGCTCTTGCACTTGTCATCAAAATCATCTTAATACTGCTGCCAGCATTAAAAAAGTCAACAGCCTAGTGGTCTGTCCCACTAATTTTGATTGTCATGTGTGTTTGTAGTCAGGACTTTAGTCCTTGATTTTTAAGCACTAAAGTGCTTACTACGAACCTATCAGAACTTTTGGGACAGAATACTAGCTGTAGAGCAATCGGGGGCGTGTCTGGAGTTCCTCAATAGTTATAAAAGACAGCTTTGCTACTGTTGTACTCAGCAACTGATTTTATAGTTAAAGTCATATTCTGGTGAATAAAAATGGTTGCGGAAATTCAACGTGCAGTTGTGATTACAGGCGCATCAACAGGAATTGGTGAGGCTTGTGCTTTGCTTTTAGACAAGTTGGGATTCTCTGTTTTTGCTGGTGTGCGTAAAGATGTCGATGCTGAAGCGCTGAAGCAGAAAGCATCCCCAAGACTTAGACCGATTTTTTTAGATGTTACTGATCCTCAATCAATTATATCTGCGGTTGAAACTGTAAACAATGCCGTCGGCGATCGCGGAATTTTTGGTTTAGTGAATAACGCCGGTATTGCTGTTCCTGGGCCGTTAGAACTATTACCCATCGCTGAGTTTCGCCATCAAATAGAGGTGAATGTTATCGGACAGCTTGCCGTCACACAAGCGTTTCTTGGTCTATTACGCCAAGGACAGGGTCGAATTGTCAATATGGGTTCCATTAGCGGTAGAAGTGCTGCCCCGTTTCTGGGAGCTTACAATGCTTCAAAATTTGCCCTAGAAGGACTCACCGATGCCATGCGTATGGAGTTGCGCCCTTGGGGAATCTCAGTTTCTATTATCGAACCAAGTGCGATCGCTACGCCAATTTGGGAAAAATCTCTCGGTCAAGCTGACATTGGCCAAGAAAATCTCTCTCAATCAAATCTTGATCTCTATGGTAACACCATGAAAGCTGTACGTAAGAGTATGGGAATTATCGCATCTAAGGGAATTCCTGCAGATACTGTAGCTCAATCTGTTGTCCATGCGTTAACTGCAAAGCATCCCAAAACACGCTATCTTGTGGGACAAGATGCCAAAATCGGAGCTTTTCTGAAGCGTTTTTTACCAGACAAAGTTTATGACAGATTGATTTTATATTCGATGGGTTTGTGATTAGGGGATTGGGGATTGCACTTCGACTTCGCTCAGTGCCCAGGGATTGGG contains these protein-coding regions:
- a CDS encoding tail fiber domain-containing protein, with the translated sequence MPKTTDFTNFANERPNYFPGQFLLEDDFELQHKYLSDRQSYHNQSLHISGILEGLEVIADKKAVLIKSGSAINSKGELIVVKIDIQFSDFKNLANGELYIQYSSAQNPKTQQQTDIPDSYTRWIENPIVGFGTTPENSVKLAKLTISESIINVDNTVREYSGLSLPNSNSKALTLRSGGYASPNLAVLSGSLKLDADLTIQGKIQPSAGNSENNGIMFPKDPGGGGGDAAWIRYYSRNPNSTDLGLKEQTTLEIGTSNDPQDHIALITAGGVGIGTNNPVAKLDITSTTRTGNHPTAVKGLYVTGDFGADSDGIEFRHTNGTQGIGFGFNTIYATGSNVDQDLNLKAKGTGQVISKSSLTIQNGKLNLTGNQQIVFTDVDVTNNPKLQLYTGYGLGVNNSTLFYTANGNHSWRDTQNIERMLLTTGADGGLAVKGTGTSSFAGSLTINGSLTINIPGGAGAWNKLVVNTTTEWGDGATQYVTIGAGGASGIMLSNPHITWRDSRASIRYGRSGGIQTGSYWDAGVREDGSFSFSLDGVSDNKLAIAKNGNVSIGTNNSTRGKLHIEGSVTYGNPSGYRYLRRDGVFDNTGVFNAPYSLYASNFIGAQEFNAFSDLRIKEIKGNSDSQADLQTLLQIQVTDYSYKDKIAHGDSPRKKVIGQQIATVYPQAVSTHADTVPDILQFAVIAENWVTFNNHNLKIGDKVKILWDDHKTELFLVEAIKADSFKISLNYTGDVFVYGREVDDFHVVDYDALSMLHISATQELYKIIKKLERDISAKIKVQNPMNDFS
- a CDS encoding IS1634 family transposase translates to MNEALETIKVLNIDHLGIVAGIIDEMELVEEVNKKVGIKVKETLTPGQVMKAMILNGLGFLSAPLYLFEEFFVGKATEHLIRKGVYPSHLNDDRLGRALDQYYQVGTTKLFTAIAIKAADKFQVEMNSIHLDGSSMYVHGEYEKESETIDKINQEASLNQAELESEMKPIEIVHGYSRDHRPDLKQFIIDMIVTGDGDIPLYLKVDSGNVDDKSVFVSRLKEFRKQWTFAGICVADSALYTADNLEAMRELKWITRVPLSIKEAQHKILDIQENEWQESETTGYKIATRESEYGKIKQRWLIIESEQRKKSSIQQVKKQVEKQLEKAQAALRKLSRQEFACQADAKIAVEKLSLSWKYHQIKEIEYSEKPEYTKAGRPSKSTEKQQIKYQVTGQIEPRIEVIEAEKIKAGRFILATNILDEDELNNQQVLLEYKAQQSNERGFRFLKDPLFFTSSVFVKSPERVEAIAMIMELCLLVYNLAQRKLRQALLLSDGSVRNQVKKFTNKPTMRWIFQMFQSVHLLLVNGKQQMSNLTEERQKILRYLGENCRQYYLMI
- a CDS encoding SDR family NAD(P)-dependent oxidoreductase codes for the protein MVAEIQRAVVITGASTGIGEACALLLDKLGFSVFAGVRKDVDAEALKQKASPRLRPIFLDVTDPQSIISAVETVNNAVGDRGIFGLVNNAGIAVPGPLELLPIAEFRHQIEVNVIGQLAVTQAFLGLLRQGQGRIVNMGSISGRSAAPFLGAYNASKFALEGLTDAMRMELRPWGISVSIIEPSAIATPIWEKSLGQADIGQENLSQSNLDLYGNTMKAVRKSMGIIASKGIPADTVAQSVVHALTAKHPKTRYLVGQDAKIGAFLKRFLPDKVYDRLILYSMGL